One window of Candidatus Methylocalor cossyra genomic DNA carries:
- the leuB gene encoding 3-isopropylmalate dehydrogenase produces MTKKIAVLPGDGIGPEIVAEALKVLDCLVRDFGLQVETEIALIGGAAYDALGTPFPAATLALCRAADAVLLGAVGGPRWESLPYEVRPERGLLGLRAELELFANLRPAILYPPLAAASSLKPERVAGLDLIIVRELTGGLYFGQPRGRRLTPSGEREGYNTLVYRESEIRRIAEVAFQTARKRRKRLCSVDKANVLECSELWREVVSEVGRDYPDVALSHLYVDNAAMQLVRAPTQFDVVVTDNMFGDILSDCAAMLTGSIGMLPSASLDQRGKGLYEPIHGSAPDIAGQGIANPIATVLSLAMLLRYSCDDAATAERVERAVLAALDAGYRTADIHSEGTRKVSTGEMGDAIVAALRAFNP; encoded by the coding sequence ATGACCAAAAAGATTGCTGTGCTACCCGGCGACGGTATCGGCCCGGAAATCGTTGCCGAAGCCCTCAAGGTGTTGGATTGCCTGGTGCGGGACTTCGGCCTCCAGGTGGAAACGGAAATCGCCCTGATCGGCGGGGCCGCCTACGACGCCCTGGGCACTCCCTTTCCCGCCGCCACGTTGGCCCTGTGTCGCGCCGCGGATGCCGTGCTGCTGGGCGCGGTGGGTGGCCCGCGCTGGGAATCCCTGCCCTATGAGGTGCGGCCCGAGCGCGGTCTTTTGGGCCTCAGGGCGGAGCTGGAACTGTTCGCCAACCTCAGGCCGGCCATCCTGTACCCGCCACTGGCGGCGGCCTCGTCCCTGAAACCGGAGCGGGTGGCGGGGCTCGATCTGATCATCGTCCGGGAACTCACCGGCGGCCTCTATTTCGGCCAGCCCCGCGGCCGGCGTCTCACCCCCTCTGGGGAACGGGAAGGCTACAACACCCTGGTCTACCGGGAGTCGGAAATCCGCCGCATCGCCGAGGTCGCCTTCCAGACCGCCAGAAAGCGCCGCAAACGGCTATGTTCGGTGGACAAGGCCAATGTCCTGGAATGCTCCGAGCTGTGGCGGGAAGTGGTGAGCGAAGTGGGTCGGGACTATCCGGACGTGGCGCTGTCCCACCTCTATGTGGACAACGCCGCCATGCAGCTGGTGCGGGCTCCCACGCAGTTCGACGTGGTGGTCACCGACAACATGTTCGGCGACATCCTGTCGGACTGCGCCGCTATGCTCACCGGTTCCATCGGCATGCTGCCTTCCGCCTCCCTAGACCAGCGCGGCAAGGGCCTTTACGAGCCCATCCATGGTTCGGCCCCCGACATCGCCGGCCAGGGCATCGCCAACCCCATCGCCACCGTGCTGTCCCTGGCCATGTTGCTGCGGTACAGTTGCGACGATGCCGCCACCGCTGAGCGGGTGGAACGGGCGGTCCTAGCCGCCCTCGATGCCGGCTACCGAACCGCCGACATCCATTCGGAAGGTACCCGGAAGGTCAGCACGGGCGAAATGGGCGATGCCATTGTGGCCGCCCTGCGCGCTTTCAACCCCTGA